One segment of Triticum aestivum cultivar Chinese Spring chromosome 2A, IWGSC CS RefSeq v2.1, whole genome shotgun sequence DNA contains the following:
- the LOC123188636 gene encoding uncharacterized protein isoform X1 encodes MLKYCAWWLLWQQGTTAISIFSTILRGKIEDHINKVKQLRRSNLFRAKVLIEELECLAEDVYSTTLTASLSILEASDCFDDDDNLPADSCEDEGQSVDPLDSAVSYSSVMILVHNMLKLDYSMQEKIVKALCLKTPSSELDGYCLMWDLRPYIDDNVMQLAWKFIS; translated from the exons ATGCTGAAGTATTGTGCATGGTGGTTACTGTGGCAGCAGGGCACAACTGCAATATCTATATTCAG TACAATCTTGCGAGGAAAAATTGAGGACCATATAAATAAAG TAAAACAGCTGCGACGGTCGAATTTATTCAGAG CTAAAGTTTTGATTGAAGAACTTGAATGCCTGGCCGAGGATGTTTATAGCACTACGCTAACAGCCAGCCTTAGTATCTTAGAAGCTTCAGATTGCTTTGATGATGATGATAACCTGCCAGCAGATTCTTGTGAG GATGAAGGGCAGTCTGTGGATCCGCTGGACAGCGCAGTATCTTACTCGAGCGTTATGATTCTGGTTCACAATATGTTAAAGTTGGATTATTCGATGCAG GAGAAGATAGTCAAGGCACTGTGCCTTAAAACACCATCGTCGGAGCTAGATGGCTATTGTCTAATGTGGGACTTGCGGCCGTATATTGATGACAATGTGATGCAGCTTGCCTGGAAATTCATTTCGTAG
- the LOC123188636 gene encoding uncharacterized protein isoform X2: MLKYCAWWLLWQQGTTAISIFSTILRGKIEDHINKAKVLIEELECLAEDVYSTTLTASLSILEASDCFDDDDNLPADSCEDEGQSVDPLDSAVSYSSVMILVHNMLKLDYSMQEKIVKALCLKTPSSELDGYCLMWDLRPYIDDNVMQLAWKFIS; encoded by the exons ATGCTGAAGTATTGTGCATGGTGGTTACTGTGGCAGCAGGGCACAACTGCAATATCTATATTCAG TACAATCTTGCGAGGAAAAATTGAGGACCATATAAATAAAG CTAAAGTTTTGATTGAAGAACTTGAATGCCTGGCCGAGGATGTTTATAGCACTACGCTAACAGCCAGCCTTAGTATCTTAGAAGCTTCAGATTGCTTTGATGATGATGATAACCTGCCAGCAGATTCTTGTGAG GATGAAGGGCAGTCTGTGGATCCGCTGGACAGCGCAGTATCTTACTCGAGCGTTATGATTCTGGTTCACAATATGTTAAAGTTGGATTATTCGATGCAG GAGAAGATAGTCAAGGCACTGTGCCTTAAAACACCATCGTCGGAGCTAGATGGCTATTGTCTAATGTGGGACTTGCGGCCGTATATTGATGACAATGTGATGCAGCTTGCCTGGAAATTCATTTCGTAG